Proteins co-encoded in one Medicago truncatula cultivar Jemalong A17 chromosome 8, MtrunA17r5.0-ANR, whole genome shotgun sequence genomic window:
- the LOC25501784 gene encoding protein TIC 22-like, chloroplastic, whose amino-acid sequence MNFENFQKALSEFQTHCNNVVQNLTANLNLRPNPPPWARIAQNAVKPMSTEAIEKRLEGVPVYALSNATDEFLLVSGASTGKNLGLFCFKKEDAEALLHQVTTIDPLMPSGSKVVPVALNKVFQLKVNGVAFRLIPEFDQVKNAMHEREKSGIPSGDFFGVPVFQSRSLVLKSQSKRYRPLFFRKEDLENSLEKAAGQLNRIKSGDIEVSALEDVIKEMKENSTSKWDDVIFIPPGFDVSTDSNGQ is encoded by the exons ATGAACTTCGAGAATTTCCAGAAAGCACTATCAGAATTCCAAACCCATTGCAACAACGTAGTCCAGAATCTCACCGCCAACCTAAACCTCCGTCCAAACCCTCCTCCGTGGGCCCGGATAGCCCAAAACGCCGTCAAACCCATGTCAACGGAGGCAATTGAGAAGCGCCTCGAAGGCGTACCCGTTTACGCTCTCAGCAACGCTACCGACGAGTTCTTATTGGTCTCCGGGGCCTCCACCGGAAAAAATCTCGGTCTATTTTGCTTCAAAAAAGAAGACGCTGAAGCGTTGCTTCATCAAGTAACCACTATTGATCCTCTTATGCCGAGTGGTTCTAAAGTTGTTCCTGTTGCTCTTAACAAG GTGTTTCAACTTAAGGTTAATGGTGTTGCGTTTAGATTGATACCGGAGTTTGATCAAGTCAAGAATGCTATGCAT GAGAGGGAAAAATCTGGCATTCCTTCCGGTGACTTTTTCGGTGTTCCAGTTTTCCAG TCCAGAAGTCTGGTATTGAAGAGCCAGAGTAAGAGATATCGTCCACTTTTCTTCAGAAAG GAGGATTTGGAAAATTCACTTGAAAAGGCAGCTGGTCAGCTTAATAGAATAAAATCTGGTGACATCGAG GTTTCTGCTCTAGAGGATGTAATAAAGGAAATGAAG GAAAATTCTACATCAAAATGGGATGATGTTATTTTTATACCTCCTGGATTTGATGTTTCAACTGACTCCAATGGGCAATAG